The segment AATGTACCACTGTGTgctatatattgtaaaataaaataaaatcaataaatataggTCTAGTGCATTCCGGATTAGCTATCACATCATATTTGTCTATTATTGTCAACTGCCTGTTTCCGGTTGTGTAATGTTGCAAAGTGTATCTATTCAAAATGAAGAAGGCTTAAAATAAAATGCGCCCAGGATCGAAACACTCTTCAAACCATAAGAAGGAGAACCAGCGACTAAAAAGTTAAACCAGTCTGCTGATAGCTCATGTCCTGACCCAAGTAACGTACCACAGACACATGGCAAAGTCGGACCTACATGTTCCGACCACAAATTGTCCCAGAAAGGCCCGAATTACCTAGACATGAGATTTCTTACCCAAATTGAAAATGTCTCTAAATTTAGAGACAATTGTTTTTTGTCTGACTTATAGAAACAAATGAacattaattatatgtttatacCGGAAAACTTGTAGTTCAGTATAATTTagaattaaacatattttgaaattactaTCTCGGAAATCAATTTTCAAACCCtcataaaatctttaaattcaTTTTCCGTCGGGGGGCTTCGCCCCCTAATCTCCCACCGCCTTGGCGGCCCCAACACCCCTCACCTGGGCTTACCCATTTGTGTTGGCCTAGCTACGCCCCTGTTGTCCCATTAATTGTGGGTCATGATTGATGATATCAATTTGTGACATGGTTACGCTACTTAACACGATAGCGTTATGCTATTTTGAGTAGCGTCATAGCGCGTGCCGTCTGTCTATCATAACATTGTACCGTCTCCTGCAATCGTGGGATCATTCTGAGAAGCATATGAGATATAATGTAGGCATCCTTCCGTTACATAGCTCTGATGAgctaaacagattttaaaattagaaataacaacacaaaacagaatTGACAGAAGTTGTTTTTACTTGTTATCTATATGACAATTATACGAAACAAGCGACACAAACCATCcgaatatttaatattttttaaagcaAATGAAGGCCATGTCAGCTGTCAGACGTTTTGCGAAATAAAAGTGACGTTGAAATGCAGATTTGCGAGTCATAATTATAGGTATTCTCTTCCCAGCTCTCATAACTTGCCGTCCGGTTAAGATGAATCGGATATGTCGTGTGTATGTTGCCCCTGCGagaaaaataaatgattatcCATGGTCCTAGACTGGTCCGAAGTAAAGCTTTGCTTTGTAATAATCCCATTTATGAGGGAATACACGCACAGACATGTATGTGTTCTCATTAAAATAAGCAGGAAAACAGAGAATGGAAAAAAATGAGTTCTTTTAAGCTGTTTAACGTCCTCGCTTAAAATTCCAAAGAAAGACAGAGTATTGAGGAAAGAAAGGGAAAATATAACATACCAAGTGCTGTGAGacacaaaatacatattttagtttcttcaatgtcccctaaaTATAAGATATGGAAGAAAATCACTGATTATGCAGGGTTCTTATTTTAATTTGCCTTCTACGATACGCTGGATATAACGGACCTTATACCTGTGCTGTCAAATATCCTCTGAACAAAATACAAAGCAGAACTATCCTAGATTTTGAAGTCGGCCCAGAGTTATTAACTTTTTATACATGCAGTAAGATtctataaacattttatttcccTATTTCTACATGGTAAGATGGCAAAATACCTGAAATCACCTTAGGTAGATCAATATAGGGTGCGTATTATAGATAATGACTAATAGATGGCATATGATGATGAACAATCAGTTAATAAGAAAACCAATTATCTTCACATGCAATAATCCTAAGTGGTCTTTAATCAAAACTTCTTTCTTAATAATGATTTTTTCTAATCTAGATTATGAATagcaatatttcattttcagtcATATCTCAGAATGAAATACTTCAACATTAGGACATGCTTAAATCGTTGAACATGTAGGTGATTTGAATTCCCTTTCTTTACACAGATTCCGTGATATCTTTTCAAAACCATCTTAATGCTTATTTCTACTGTCTTGAACAATAAGTTTAaccatttaatatattttgcatttatTGATTACTTACTTTTTTTGTTCCAGCGACGAGAGAGGTATCGTCCAAAATTTCGAATCACCCTCATATTAGTGATCAAACTAGCTTTATGGTGTTTGCATATTCCCTAGAAATTGCAACAATAACATCGAGAACCATGTAACTTATATATATGCCATTGGTCGACTACTAATATAATACATGGACTAATCCTCTGTAATTGCAATTATTGAAATCATCAATATTTCCATACGTCGTATGAAAAGGACTAAACGTTCAATGAATAACTAGATAAATGATTAAGACATGTTTCGCTTCATTTATTTTTAAGCTGAACACtatgacaaaaataaaatataaaatatgtcattGTTATTTTCCAGCATGAAAAAATCAATTCGATTATGATAAGAAAGCCGCCTGAATTTAAATCATAACAGAAGAAGTATCTGAAGCAAGTTGTAACCGTTAAAACTGTCAATGCTTTAACATTAAAACTATCTAGACAACACATCCACAAAACACTCTGGTTGCAAAGCAATGGATGCCTAGCCTGATATGAGACATGCAAGGTTCACTCACCTGAGCGTGTCCCCGTGTATAACCGGGATCATTACGACTTCTTCGCATGAACACACCCAATTTAATTCTAGTTTTGTTATTACGGTACCTTTCCACTTTCCACCCCTCTGTAATAGTAATGGCAGTTAAATGTCATCAGTTATGCTTGTTATTTGATTGTAAGCCAATAGAAAGAAACCTTTTAGATTGACGTTCATTATTGAGGTACATGGTTATGACTTACCAGCTTTGTGCAGCTCATTTATGTaataaattaaagatatttgatattttcaaaccTTGTATGTGCCCCAATTAAAAATCTAACATAAATGTTAGCTTTTGTTGCTATAAAACGCAAGTAAGACAGTACAATATTAGAAAAGAAgcatataaacagtatatacctgtcatGGACAGAGACATTCGTTAGTAAGAGTTCAAAGTTGGTTTCAAATGGTTGGCAAAAGCTTGCTACACAAAAGTGTTCAGAATTCAAAATATGACTTACCGGCAACGCAGAAAACTGCACATCCCAGGATCAGCAGGGCAAAAAGCGTATTCATATTGACGTCTGAATACGAGCAGAGTCAACGAAGTGAATGTGGACAACGTTTCGCTATCACCTTTTATAGGAAATTGTCCTGGACATTTGGCAAACTCCCAAAccatcaatgtttaattaatgtGTAACAGATGTTAAGATAAAAGGAAGAACTCCTTTAATAATAggttataattatacattaaagTTCACCAAAGATGACACCAGCCTGGGTTATTATaaaggtatattttatatgatcaTCATATATGGTACGTTTAATTTTCCTATGGAAAGGTCGTCTTTTTTGTCCGTATGTTTGACTGTCTGTTTAGCTgctgataggacgttaaacaaataaaaccaaagcTAACCCAAATCGGCTCTTTCTACACTTACTTCAAAATTGTACATGGTGATAGAAAATTACAATCAGTAACGAAACActttattatttaaattatcaaataataattttaataaaacagCAATGACAATTTAAGGAatcaattattattttcaaaaacatggtacaaaatcaatatatcaaacatcatttatacatatttatacaaaatatggcTTATCTGGCCAATCATACTAAATAAAGTTCAGAATTCTTTATAATCCATAAGAAAAATGTAACCAAACAAATTTTAAgtgaatatttcatcatttccCTTTTTGTCTATATTTCTACATGTGTATTTTCTGTGAATAAAGTCTAGGACTTCTCTACCCGGAAGACATACAGACACAGAATGATGAGCAAAGATGGTTATAACCATTAGACATGCATGCcttcaatattttttgtttttatcagtaTAATCTGTTTTATTATACTAGTAATACCACATATTAGTTAGTATGACCTTTTTGGCAATCATCATATCTCTGTGAACGGGTGTCTTATTATGATAAGTATTGagaaactaaaacaaatacaacaagtGAAGAGGATATGAGACATTAAAATGGTCTCCTGCTCAAGTGGTAACCATGGCAACTAAAGATAGATGCAAATTTTACATACGGAGAAAGAAATAGCAATTTTACATTTCCTTCATAATGGTAACATTCACATTGATGAAATCAGCTTCAATATCATGATTTGGAGACACATATTAGCTGTTGACTACAATTATAAAATaggaaatgaataaatataactttttaaaaattaattatcaatgtTAAAACCATAAAAAAATGAACCTCATTATAAAATCTGATTTACGATTAACATTTATAATCCTCATACAGCAGTCTAAGCTgcaaatttttacatttttatttagaaaGGACACATATgcatggttttttttaaagtaaaatattgcatttttaccTATTTTCAATTCTAGTTGCAATGGTAACGTTACAAATTCTAAAAAATTGCCACAATTTCTGGATAGGTCCCTTTTACaagtttcagtatatatatagagaccGCTGACTAAACCATCATGCATGTAATACAAACCATTTTTTTTCGACTGAAGGCTAGGCAGataaaacagaaatacaaactTTAACAAAAATCACTGCTTTTAATTGTAGTCGGGaaccatgacaacaactgcagataaatataaaatactaCTTTCATTTATATTTGTCCCCCTTTTTCAAGAGTCTGATATAACATTACTTTTATAATTTAGCACTTAATTCACTCTCATCggcttaaaatgtataaacatatgaCATAAGCGACTTTTTAAAATCGCAAATTTTGGTTACCATGTTAACTtcaataatgcaaaaaaaaaattgttactaaatatatatggaTTGTTTACCAAAAAAATTGATGCAAAATGGTGAAAAATCATGATTAACCAAAATGTCGGATTTTTTTTAGTTCCATTAAAAAATCCTAGGAGTAAAGGGGTGTAAGAATGCCTTCCCTGTGaagtgtttaacgtcctatcaacagctacgACAGTTTTAGGTAAGCAATActtatgtattgtttaacgtcttatcaacagctaaggtaagTGATCGAAGTCCTCCCCTATGTATTGTTTAATCCTATCAACACGTACACTGTGTATtgttaaacatgtacaatatatgatCATTTAAAAATGGCCTCCTTTGTGTAGGCTTCATGTTTGAAGTGAAAATGTGTCTGCTTTGGGAGGATATGGTCTGTTCATATTAACCTAGAGCTGAGAGTACGGACTCGTTGCTGACTTTATAATATGGGATATGTTACATGGTATTAAGCTTAGTCCGTGCATGTTTGATCGATTGTTAAAACCGACAATTGACTGATGGAAAGTGCTAATTTAGGCTATCACGATAAGTTACTTTTTTGTATACAAATACCTTGAAGCTAAGTGGTCATGATCTCACGTGAAAATAAAACCAGGTCAGAGACAATTTCGAGTTATAAATGTAAACTTGAGGGTAAGTCTGCCAATTGTCCTGATTTTTACGAACCAGAacgatttttttcttttctttttttttctaatttttccTCATGATTTGGATACATTGATATgttagaaatgaaaacaaattgacaaaaaaaatcaaattgtaGCTCACAATGACCTGGTTCTATGAATGCGAATTACAGTACCCCGTGGAGAAGGTTAACGAAATTGGAAGGCGCAATTGGGTGGCGCAGCGCTGTAGTTGGATAGAGCTTGAAGCATGAATATAGTGGAAGGTACGAGCATGAACTTTTTTGATCCAATCACCGAGACATTGAGAGTAAATTTaaccaaaattattttttgcTTTCGCTATATAAGGAAACGATTTCTAGCGAAGGATTAACGATTTATTCAACGTAAGGCACATTAATGACGCGAGAGGAGACGAATAATCGTTGCTTAAATTTACACTGAAAAACACTGCGAGCTTGTGACGGCCCATACATACTGTTTAACTTCATATGCGATATAAATGGCTTGGCCGGTGCTTCAAGAGTATTGTTTTGGTTCgcttttcccccttttttctGTGTTATTGCGATGAAATAGCGACAAAATGGAGGAAGGAGAGATGCAGGTCAATATCGGGAGTTAGAGATAGTGATCCGTTGAGTCCATACATCAGAGTCGGTATCTTCCCATTCGGCCATCATATTCTTATATAGCATTGGgcacaggtagt is part of the Pecten maximus unplaced genomic scaffold, xPecMax1.1, whole genome shotgun sequence genome and harbors:
- the LOC117319140 gene encoding uncharacterized protein LOC117319140, producing the protein MNTLFALLILGCAVFCVAEGWKVERYRNNKTRIKLGVFMRRSRNDPGYTRGHAQGICKHHKASLITNMRVIRNFGRYLSRRWNKKRATYTRHIRFILTGRQVMRAGKRIPIIMTRKSAFQRHFYFAKRLTADMAFICFKKY